In Cedecea neteri, a single genomic region encodes these proteins:
- a CDS encoding PAAR domain-containing protein: MKGIIRVGDKTTGGGKVLSGSSKMKFKGLGVARINDRVSCPIDGHSPSYISQGHPTMKDFGAPVAFDDYECSCGCRLISSLNDATTSK; encoded by the coding sequence ATGAAAGGTATTATTCGTGTTGGTGATAAAACAACGGGCGGAGGGAAAGTTTTGTCCGGTTCGTCAAAAATGAAATTTAAAGGTCTTGGCGTTGCCAGAATAAACGACCGTGTCAGCTGCCCTATCGACGGGCATAGTCCATCATATATTTCACAAGGTCATCCCACAATGAAGGATTTCGGGGCTCCCGTTGCCTTTGATGATTATGAATGTTCCTGCGGCTGTAGGCTTATATCATCTCTGAACGATGCGACAACGAGTAAATAA
- the tssF gene encoding type VI secretion system baseplate subunit TssF: MDDLTLRYYDAEMRYLLEAGEEFARAHPEQAAMLNLDKAGARDPYVERLFEGFAFLMGRLREKLDDDLPELTEGLVSLLWPHYLRTIPSMSVVEFSPDWREMKEPVRIAKGFEVLSRPIGEKGTRCRYTTTQEMHLQPLSLEKVRLATDPEGRSVITLRFHCGSLADWSRIDLSDLALYFNADAPLACAMHEAFTLNVERMRLRLPGETDGKPFDGHFTARGFSEGDTLWPKGNSSFSGYQLLLEYFTFREKFMFTGLSGLENIVLPAGLAWFEIDVVLAERWEHDFSFTEKHLRLNCVPVVNLFPLESDPLTLNSLQTEYLLRPMRVQDGHTEIYAVDSVMSASQHTYVPFSSFRHKGGMMRHEAPEYYYHTRIRRGPSGLHNTWLVLGGEAFDNHTVPENESLSLTLTGTNGQLPRRALQSTVLDTVMKTPATSMTVRNLCAPTQPCYPPVQDRFHWRVLSHLASSFLSMMDNAEVLRGTLALYEWTNSEMNRRRLEAIVDVKHGETERFEQGFLVRGVQIEVTLDSHGFAGRGDVCLFGEMLSRFFALYTDIYLFNRLIIILQPTGERLEWEEKHSRRIPG, encoded by the coding sequence ATGGACGACTTAACCCTGCGTTATTACGACGCCGAAATGCGCTACCTGCTGGAAGCCGGGGAAGAATTTGCCCGTGCTCACCCCGAGCAGGCGGCGATGCTTAATCTCGACAAAGCGGGCGCGCGCGACCCGTACGTGGAACGTCTGTTTGAAGGCTTTGCCTTCCTGATGGGCCGACTTCGCGAAAAACTGGATGACGACCTGCCCGAGCTGACGGAAGGACTGGTCAGCCTGCTGTGGCCCCATTACTTACGCACCATTCCGTCGATGTCGGTGGTAGAGTTTTCGCCGGACTGGCGTGAAATGAAAGAACCTGTGCGCATTGCCAAAGGTTTTGAGGTCCTTTCCAGGCCAATCGGCGAAAAAGGCACGCGCTGCCGTTACACCACCACCCAGGAAATGCATCTTCAGCCGCTCTCGCTGGAGAAGGTCCGGCTGGCGACGGACCCGGAGGGCCGCTCGGTGATCACGCTGCGTTTTCACTGCGGCAGCCTGGCGGACTGGAGCCGCATCGACCTCAGCGATCTTGCCCTGTACTTCAACGCCGATGCCCCGCTGGCCTGTGCGATGCATGAAGCCTTCACCCTGAACGTCGAGCGAATGCGTCTGCGTCTACCGGGAGAGACGGATGGCAAACCTTTTGACGGGCATTTCACCGCCCGGGGTTTTAGTGAAGGCGATACTTTATGGCCGAAGGGCAACAGCAGTTTTAGCGGCTACCAGCTGCTGCTGGAATACTTTACCTTCCGCGAAAAATTCATGTTTACCGGCCTGTCCGGGCTGGAAAATATCGTCCTCCCGGCCGGTCTTGCGTGGTTTGAAATCGATGTGGTGCTGGCTGAGCGGTGGGAGCATGACTTCAGTTTTACCGAAAAACATCTGCGGCTGAACTGTGTCCCGGTGGTGAATCTGTTCCCGCTGGAGTCTGACCCGCTGACTCTGAATTCCCTGCAAACGGAATATCTGCTGCGCCCGATGCGCGTGCAGGATGGGCATACCGAGATTTATGCCGTGGACTCGGTAATGTCCGCCAGCCAGCATACCTACGTACCGTTCTCAAGCTTCCGCCACAAAGGCGGCATGATGCGCCATGAAGCCCCGGAGTATTACTACCACACCCGCATCCGCCGAGGCCCGTCGGGGCTGCACAACACCTGGCTTGTGCTCGGCGGTGAAGCGTTTGATAACCACACCGTGCCGGAAAATGAAAGCCTGTCGCTGACGCTGACGGGCACCAACGGCCAGCTTCCACGGCGCGCGTTACAAAGTACGGTGCTCGACACGGTGATGAAAACGCCCGCGACCAGCATGACGGTGCGTAACCTCTGCGCGCCAACGCAGCCCTGCTATCCCCCGGTGCAGGACCGCTTTCATTGGCGCGTGCTCAGCCATCTCGCCAGCAGTTTTCTTTCGATGATGGACAATGCGGAAGTGCTGCGCGGCACGCTGGCACTGTATGAGTGGACGAACAGTGAAATGAACCGTCGCCGGCTGGAGGCAATTGTCGACGTGAAGCACGGCGAAACCGAGCGCTTCGAGCAGGGCTTCCTGGTGCGCGGCGTGCAGATTGAGGTGACGCTTGACAGCCACGGCTTCGCCGGGCGAGGCGATGTTTGCCTGTTTGGTGAAATGCTCAGTCGCTTCTTTGCGCTGTATACCGATATCTATCTGTTTAACCGCCTGATTATTATTCTGCAGCCAACCGGAGAGCGTCTCGAATGGGAAGAGAAACACAGCCGTCGCATCCCCGGCTGA
- a CDS encoding ImcF-related family protein — MKRIIQGLKNTTFQLWLILFVILFLGVVVCLIIIKDPVQFGIAADSVTQTVLFSSVFILTGGLLFFILLLFITTYFFGKKAYRKGKNRAVNKSSVVPEIKSRDSSVVRLMNKLKKYLYARYTPFWRNKVRLLLITGDETAIEQLVPGLQKNQWLEGNRTVLIYGGGLSVEPDREKYTALRKLRRSRPLDGIIRVLPHSLELTPQLSDSDLRGLEKISELLRYSAPVWLWQLCESKWSQAKRPEQAVGANFPPRANSDDVARQITNLLSALTTQGVSQIVDNNNHDFLLRLGQQLKNGGISGWVDRLTPWLYASQQRVPLRGLMFSLPQNQPANTLENMDAEVSIPALRRHALTIPVTWQGIVADCGRVRGRRVGLPWEQALALSLITVLGIWAAGMLLSFGLNYNQITSVATKAHGLAEQTRVSDAQLEALHDLRNDAGRLQHHVLNGAPWYQRFGLDHSRPLLDAMLPWYGVANNRLIRDPANAALTQKLTSLVNSAPNSGKRAVLSQTGYDQLKAWLMMTHPDKADGAFFAQTMKVVEPARTGISPGLWQSLSPDLWAFYITELPNQPHWKITPNQQLIGQSRQVLLQQIGRRNAESTLYENMLKSVRRNFADVTLEDMTSGTDARRLFSTDEVVPGMFTRQAWEGGIQQAIEKAAKSRREEIDWVLSDSQHSVGADLSPEALKARLTRRYFTDFAGTWLNFLNSLRLNPANNITDVADQLTLMSDVRQSPLIALMNTLAWQGETGQKAEGLSESIIKSAKDLVGGKNKPLIDQRAAGAEGPLDETFGPLLTLMGKNKASSVMSADSTLSLQTYLTRITRVRLRLQQVASSSDPQEMMQTLAQTVFQGKSIDLTDTQQYGSLMAASLGEEWSGFGQTLFVQPLTQAWETVLQPSSASLNDKWRRSVVANWHTAFDGRYPFAVSKSEVSLPMLAEFVRRDSGRIERFLTTQLNGVLHKEGSQWVPDKINGQGLTFNPAFLRAVNQLSQLSEILFTDGTQGINFELQARPTQQVVETLLTLDGQKLRYFNQMADWQMFRWPGDTYKPGTTLTWTSTSGGARLFGDYSGTWGFIRWLEEGKRQQLDSSRWMMSFTAQDGRTLQWVLRSQLGKGPLALLDLRNFTLPDRILSVNNAAAQAPMGGAGSHNMDELN; from the coding sequence GTGAAGCGAATAATACAGGGACTAAAGAATACAACCTTTCAGTTGTGGTTAATTTTATTTGTTATTTTATTTCTTGGGGTTGTCGTTTGCCTGATTATCATAAAGGATCCAGTGCAATTTGGCATTGCTGCTGACTCTGTTACTCAAACAGTTTTGTTTTCTAGTGTTTTTATTTTAACTGGAGGGTTGCTATTTTTTATTCTGCTTTTGTTTATTACAACCTATTTCTTTGGAAAAAAAGCTTATCGAAAGGGAAAAAATAGGGCAGTCAATAAATCTTCGGTGGTTCCAGAAATCAAAAGCCGCGATTCTTCTGTGGTTAGATTGATGAATAAGCTGAAAAAGTATTTATATGCCCGCTACACCCCCTTCTGGCGTAACAAAGTCCGCCTGCTACTCATCACCGGCGACGAAACCGCGATAGAACAGTTGGTCCCCGGCCTGCAGAAAAACCAGTGGCTGGAAGGTAACCGCACGGTTCTGATTTATGGCGGCGGCCTTTCGGTGGAGCCGGACCGCGAAAAATACACCGCGCTGCGTAAACTGCGCCGTAGCCGCCCGCTGGACGGCATTATTCGCGTCTTGCCTCACTCGCTCGAGCTTACGCCGCAGCTCAGCGATAGCGACCTGCGTGGACTGGAGAAAATCAGCGAACTGTTGCGTTATTCCGCGCCGGTCTGGCTGTGGCAACTTTGCGAAAGCAAGTGGTCGCAGGCGAAACGCCCCGAGCAGGCCGTAGGGGCAAATTTCCCGCCTCGTGCCAATTCAGATGATGTAGCCCGCCAGATTACGAACCTGTTATCGGCCCTGACAACGCAGGGCGTCAGCCAGATTGTCGACAACAATAACCACGACTTCCTGCTGCGCCTTGGGCAACAGCTGAAAAATGGAGGCATCAGCGGCTGGGTTGATCGGCTCACGCCCTGGCTCTACGCCAGCCAGCAGCGCGTACCACTGCGGGGGCTGATGTTCAGTCTTCCCCAGAATCAACCCGCTAACACCTTAGAAAATATGGATGCTGAGGTTTCCATACCTGCGTTGCGGCGTCATGCGCTGACGATCCCGGTTACCTGGCAGGGGATCGTCGCAGACTGCGGGCGGGTACGTGGTCGCCGCGTAGGGCTGCCGTGGGAGCAGGCACTGGCGTTAAGCCTCATCACCGTGCTGGGGATTTGGGCCGCCGGGATGTTGCTCTCTTTTGGCCTGAACTATAACCAAATCACTTCCGTCGCGACTAAAGCCCACGGCCTGGCGGAGCAGACCCGCGTGTCTGATGCTCAGTTAGAGGCTCTGCATGACCTGCGAAATGACGCTGGCCGCCTGCAGCATCATGTCCTGAACGGTGCGCCCTGGTACCAGCGCTTCGGGCTGGATCATTCCCGGCCATTGCTTGACGCCATGTTGCCCTGGTACGGCGTTGCCAATAATCGCCTGATACGCGACCCGGCAAATGCGGCGCTAACGCAAAAACTGACCTCGCTGGTTAACTCTGCGCCCAATAGCGGTAAACGAGCCGTGCTGTCTCAAACGGGTTATGACCAGCTCAAAGCGTGGTTGATGATGACTCACCCGGACAAAGCTGATGGCGCGTTTTTCGCCCAGACCATGAAGGTGGTCGAGCCGGCGCGGACCGGAATATCTCCGGGGCTGTGGCAAAGCCTTTCCCCGGATCTGTGGGCGTTCTACATCACCGAGCTGCCGAACCAGCCCCACTGGAAAATAACCCCGAATCAACAGCTGATCGGCCAAAGCCGCCAGGTGCTGCTGCAGCAGATTGGGCGTCGAAATGCCGAAAGCACGCTGTATGAAAATATGCTCAAGTCCGTGCGGCGTAATTTTGCCGATGTGACTCTGGAGGACATGACCAGCGGCACCGATGCGCGTCGTCTTTTCTCGACGGATGAAGTGGTGCCGGGGATGTTTACCCGCCAGGCGTGGGAAGGGGGTATTCAGCAGGCGATTGAAAAAGCGGCTAAGTCTCGCCGAGAAGAGATCGACTGGGTGCTGAGCGACAGCCAGCACAGCGTGGGGGCCGATCTCTCCCCGGAGGCACTGAAAGCACGTCTTACCCGGCGCTATTTCACCGACTTTGCCGGGACGTGGCTGAATTTCCTCAACAGCCTGCGACTGAATCCGGCCAATAATATTACCGATGTGGCCGACCAGCTGACGCTGATGAGCGATGTCCGCCAGTCCCCTTTAATCGCCCTGATGAACACCCTGGCCTGGCAGGGGGAAACGGGGCAGAAGGCTGAAGGGCTTTCTGAGTCCATCATCAAGTCGGCGAAAGATTTGGTGGGCGGGAAAAATAAGCCGCTGATTGATCAGCGGGCGGCGGGTGCAGAGGGGCCGCTGGATGAGACCTTCGGGCCTCTGTTAACGCTGATGGGGAAAAATAAAGCCAGCAGCGTGATGTCAGCGGACAGCACCCTGAGCCTGCAAACCTATCTGACCCGAATCACCCGCGTTCGCCTGCGTCTGCAGCAGGTCGCCAGTTCATCCGATCCTCAGGAGATGATGCAGACCCTGGCTCAAACCGTTTTTCAGGGCAAAAGTATCGACCTGACGGACACGCAGCAGTACGGCAGCCTCATGGCCGCCAGCCTCGGAGAAGAGTGGAGCGGCTTTGGGCAAACCCTGTTTGTACAGCCGCTGACTCAGGCCTGGGAAACGGTCCTGCAACCCTCGTCCGCCAGCCTGAACGACAAATGGCGTCGTTCGGTGGTGGCGAACTGGCATACGGCTTTCGATGGCCGTTATCCGTTTGCGGTCAGCAAAAGTGAAGTGTCTCTGCCCATGCTGGCTGAGTTTGTGCGTCGGGACAGCGGCCGCATCGAGCGTTTTCTTACTACGCAGCTGAATGGGGTGCTGCATAAAGAAGGCAGCCAGTGGGTACCGGATAAAATCAACGGCCAGGGCTTAACCTTCAATCCAGCTTTCCTTCGCGCCGTGAACCAGTTGAGCCAGCTGTCGGAGATTTTATTTACCGACGGCACCCAGGGGATCAATTTTGAACTGCAAGCCCGCCCGACCCAGCAGGTGGTGGAAACGCTCCTGACCCTCGACGGGCAAAAGCTGCGTTACTTTAACCAGATGGCCGACTGGCAAATGTTTCGCTGGCCGGGAGACACATATAAACCCGGCACCACGCTGACCTGGACTTCAACCAGCGGCGGGGCTCGCTTATTTGGTGATTACAGCGGGACGTGGGGTTTTATCCGTTGGCTGGAGGAGGGCAAGCGGCAGCAACTGGATAGCAGCCGGTGGATGATGAGTTTTACGGCCCAGGACGGGCGAACCCTGCAATGGGTGCTGCGCTCCCAACTGGGCAAAGGGCCGCTGGCGCTGCTGGATTTGCGCAATTTTACGCTGCCGGATCGGATATTGAGCGTGAACAACGCTGCGGCACAGGCGCCGATGGGAGGCGCTGGTAGCCATAACATGGATGAACTGAACTAA
- the tssA gene encoding type VI secretion system protein TssA, whose protein sequence is MHSLHNLVSACQVEETLLRQQAQARIEHWNHWLTPINDAALTGEDPGYDDDFQRIREEVNQLSGIDTGLICTLAEKLLTTTAKDIRVATYYCWARLHQKGEGGFAEGLELLAGMLQRFGLLLYPQRDRSRKAALEWLAGSRVLASLSLYPEVGREDAQRTLGALLLIADSLEGGADESRPELNALYSALESRLVKAGGVDAVVPQNASDAVQTSYDAEKAGNPPPVLSRITSGQDLLAQARILTSYLREQPGGWLAAHRLMKSLRHDTLQEIPAPDGKGNTRIEPPRADQRAMLKRLYLQQSWSEILEQADSNFSRGANHLWLDLQWYIHEALEKSGQDVLAGVVIADLKGFLRRLTGIETLAFNDGTPFADEVTLNWINQHVLADVAGYKDELVSGVSAVDSDILALEPEAVEKADSEGLEASLQWLQTRPGTDSARDKWLLRLLMARVAEQKGKNELALHLLGELDFSAQSITLAHWTPALLYEVKSRRLRLLRMKAARSETDKSRLQPEMDQLLSGLITLDPASSAVLCI, encoded by the coding sequence ATGCATTCTCTACACAATCTCGTTTCAGCCTGCCAGGTGGAGGAAACTTTACTTCGGCAACAGGCGCAGGCCCGAATCGAACACTGGAATCACTGGCTGACGCCAATCAATGACGCCGCGTTAACAGGAGAGGATCCCGGCTATGACGATGATTTTCAGCGTATCCGGGAAGAGGTTAACCAGCTCTCGGGTATTGATACCGGCCTGATTTGCACGTTAGCCGAAAAACTGCTGACCACTACCGCCAAAGATATCCGGGTTGCTACCTATTACTGTTGGGCTCGTTTGCACCAGAAAGGGGAAGGCGGGTTCGCCGAAGGGCTGGAGCTGCTGGCGGGGATGCTGCAACGCTTTGGTTTGCTGCTTTATCCACAGCGCGATCGCAGTCGAAAAGCCGCGCTGGAGTGGCTGGCCGGTTCTCGCGTGCTTGCCAGCCTCTCACTCTATCCGGAAGTGGGGCGGGAAGATGCACAGCGTACTCTCGGCGCGTTACTTTTGATTGCCGACAGCCTCGAAGGCGGGGCGGATGAATCCCGCCCGGAGCTGAATGCGTTATACAGCGCGCTGGAATCACGCCTGGTGAAGGCCGGCGGTGTGGACGCCGTGGTACCGCAAAACGCCAGCGACGCGGTGCAAACCTCGTATGACGCCGAAAAGGCAGGCAACCCGCCGCCAGTACTCAGCCGCATTACTTCCGGGCAGGATCTTTTAGCTCAGGCCCGCATTCTGACTAGCTATCTGCGCGAGCAACCCGGGGGCTGGCTGGCGGCTCATCGGCTGATGAAAAGCCTTCGCCACGACACGCTGCAAGAGATTCCGGCCCCCGACGGAAAGGGGAATACCCGCATCGAACCGCCGCGCGCCGATCAGCGGGCAATGCTCAAGCGTCTCTACCTGCAGCAAAGCTGGTCGGAAATCCTTGAGCAAGCCGACAGCAACTTCTCCCGAGGCGCTAACCACCTGTGGCTTGACCTGCAGTGGTATATCCATGAGGCACTGGAGAAGTCGGGGCAGGATGTACTGGCTGGCGTCGTTATTGCCGATTTGAAAGGGTTTCTTCGCCGGCTCACCGGGATAGAAACGCTGGCGTTTAATGACGGCACGCCCTTTGCCGACGAGGTGACGCTGAACTGGATTAACCAGCACGTTCTGGCCGATGTTGCTGGCTATAAAGATGAGCTGGTCAGCGGCGTCAGTGCAGTTGACAGCGATATTCTGGCGCTTGAACCAGAGGCGGTGGAAAAAGCGGACAGCGAAGGTCTGGAGGCCTCGCTGCAGTGGCTGCAGACGCGTCCGGGCACGGATTCGGCCAGAGATAAATGGCTGCTTCGCCTGTTGATGGCTCGCGTGGCTGAACAGAAAGGTAAAAACGAACTGGCGCTGCATTTGTTGGGGGAACTGGACTTTTCAGCACAATCCATTACGCTCGCGCACTGGACGCCCGCGCTACTGTACGAAGTCAAATCCCGCCGCCTCCGACTGCTGCGCATGAAAGCCGCCCGCAGTGAAACCGACAAATCACGCCTTCAGCCGGAGATGGACCAACTTCTCTCCGGCCTTATTACGCTCGACCCGGCCAGTTCTGCCGTGTTGTGCATCTGA
- a CDS encoding DUF6708 domain-containing protein, with product MAISHTLGLYIPFKFNRALTKEEKQSRFVQGKRRRNSGEATVLDLDTVIRMNSSYLEVVDKFYPVKGVIAGPMMCMITFVIGVMVWFSYGALISPYFKGGGWAFMLPLSAVFFFGFLCGRPLLKDWFNKTHYPVRFNRKKQLVHIYQVSGEIITVPWNEIFFTTSKQKISYCIVGHLLAEDNETVLNTFSFGHVGQKAELSLYWEFIRCYMEEDCLAELAETVLYCPPVEKRKEGYITGLQTLIKMDSRLEWLPNLLLLPLSLIESIARYIGMQTSKIPQWSQEVIEACAVDPDDPIKVGAENNPVHRWRTVLANETRDVYDAINQRLASANQKIKARLDARYEGKR from the coding sequence ATGGCAATTTCACACACGCTTGGATTATATATTCCATTTAAATTTAATAGAGCTTTGACTAAGGAGGAAAAACAAAGTCGTTTTGTGCAGGGCAAAAGAAGACGAAATTCTGGTGAGGCTACTGTTCTCGATTTAGATACGGTTATACGGATGAACTCGTCTTATCTGGAGGTTGTGGATAAGTTCTATCCAGTTAAAGGAGTTATCGCCGGACCGATGATGTGTATGATTACATTTGTTATTGGTGTTATGGTCTGGTTTTCCTATGGAGCATTGATTTCACCATACTTTAAAGGTGGGGGTTGGGCTTTTATGCTGCCTCTTTCTGCGGTGTTTTTTTTTGGTTTTTTATGCGGAAGACCACTTTTAAAAGATTGGTTCAATAAAACCCATTACCCTGTAAGGTTTAATCGAAAAAAACAGTTAGTCCATATTTACCAAGTGAGCGGTGAGATAATCACGGTACCCTGGAATGAAATTTTCTTCACAACCAGCAAGCAAAAAATTAGCTATTGCATTGTCGGGCATCTTCTTGCTGAAGATAACGAAACTGTGCTGAACACCTTTAGCTTTGGCCATGTCGGTCAAAAGGCAGAGTTGTCGCTCTACTGGGAATTTATTCGCTGCTATATGGAAGAGGACTGTCTGGCAGAACTGGCTGAGACCGTTTTATATTGCCCGCCGGTAGAAAAACGCAAAGAGGGATATATCACCGGGTTACAAACCTTGATAAAAATGGATTCCCGACTGGAGTGGCTCCCCAACCTGTTATTACTCCCGCTGTCACTGATAGAGAGTATTGCCCGCTATATCGGGATGCAGACCAGTAAAATCCCTCAGTGGTCACAGGAGGTTATTGAGGCGTGTGCCGTAGACCCCGATGACCCGATTAAGGTTGGCGCTGAAAACAACCCCGTACATCGCTGGCGAACCGTATTAGCCAATGAAACACGGGACGTATATGACGCCATAAATCAGCGACTGGCGTCGGCGAACCAAAAGATCAAAGCCCGGCTCGATGCCAGGTATGAAGGTAAAAGATGA
- a CDS encoding T6SS effector BTH_I2691 family protein, with protein sequence MTSEQGCKFCRRYGLPVLPVRPAVMANNDCLPALPADITLPVPAQGQTAYTGRLLRAGFLNIWSEAGSRWINYYVTGDGYYYPLPETGEVPVDIVSGARKPCVSQPAELAMASLITLPVKPAGMKNGVFWLGWSEVEWTEATRKKHEDAGYRSQYMQRFDMDAWVNGSSGEQALPLSGLATTVAEYSPAAASCAHKLWSPAPFKKTRPQEGSHLIRAAETLYAGKGVILVLPDPVAVIQDISALSGHRIENQFSHNPKYSRGLALSSMLSALQDVLCTQFERDQLTLDQGMEEQARSGIAVKAGVMLPTLASAHQNTLYGHNNQSLPQQVQVYWSQYEKYIDRAKEQAFLKEYEAALTGYAQQVISPMVRMYLAWLKSQALLDYLDSHFDPEDIGSGALFTQTVMHCVQHMQDKPDVADWFLAQLSRPSIGATNILLRATVMNNAQWTLRVNETVSVYKDYSGVPWKDKLIDVYTKLTDKAVKSVQFSLEGYLNAVSSAMAGVLDKAADRVLPSLVALAASCGMGLRAISSTGERKHFLSAIVRQLGEMTDLEGRISASRLRHYVDIEVRRMEIAGVSMVGIHRQKSLVLIDIAEATQTRILPEAGRASAAAKTMRSADEVGSTLFPRQWREKLALAKGSTINTLAHDGAQSLPFAGCVFAMVMQVGAVSKSASSLMQGQLVGAEKMSKLIADTIGAGGTLLDAVERVIFKFKSLRLKPLVRLSFGRAGAVGLEKGLQFAGRACAAFGFVAVGWDVYHGGQEFSNGNFGLSAAYFLSAFSGGTLVISAMFSSLSLGPIGLAIAITFVLGSAIYIAMQSRDEIQKWLAATLWRQIPEGENETPAIWPTMQMEMSQLQKLVGNNS encoded by the coding sequence ATGACTTCAGAACAAGGCTGTAAATTTTGCCGCCGTTACGGACTGCCGGTGCTTCCTGTCCGTCCCGCGGTAATGGCGAATAATGATTGCCTGCCGGCGCTGCCGGCTGACATTACCCTCCCGGTGCCGGCCCAGGGGCAGACGGCTTATACGGGCAGGCTGCTCCGGGCCGGATTCCTGAATATCTGGTCTGAGGCCGGGTCCCGGTGGATTAATTATTATGTGACCGGGGACGGTTATTACTATCCGCTGCCAGAGACCGGGGAGGTGCCTGTCGATATCGTGTCCGGGGCACGAAAACCCTGCGTCAGTCAGCCGGCGGAGCTGGCCATGGCGTCATTAATCACCTTACCGGTCAAACCGGCGGGGATGAAAAATGGCGTTTTCTGGCTGGGGTGGTCAGAAGTGGAATGGACGGAGGCGACGCGTAAGAAGCATGAGGATGCGGGATACCGCAGCCAGTACATGCAGCGGTTTGATATGGATGCCTGGGTCAATGGCAGCAGTGGGGAGCAGGCATTGCCGCTTTCCGGGCTGGCCACCACGGTGGCGGAATACAGTCCGGCGGCAGCGTCCTGTGCCCATAAATTGTGGTCACCGGCACCCTTCAAAAAGACCAGACCTCAGGAAGGGTCGCATCTGATTCGGGCGGCCGAAACACTGTATGCCGGAAAAGGCGTAATTCTCGTGCTGCCCGACCCGGTGGCGGTCATCCAGGATATTTCAGCCCTGTCCGGTCACCGAATTGAAAACCAATTTTCGCACAACCCGAAGTACTCCCGGGGGCTGGCGCTGTCATCCATGCTGAGTGCGCTGCAGGATGTGCTTTGCACGCAGTTTGAACGGGACCAGTTGACCCTCGACCAGGGTATGGAGGAGCAGGCCCGGAGTGGAATTGCCGTGAAGGCGGGGGTGATGTTACCCACTCTGGCGAGCGCGCATCAAAATACGCTGTACGGCCATAATAATCAGTCACTGCCGCAGCAGGTGCAGGTGTACTGGTCGCAGTACGAAAAATACATTGACCGGGCAAAAGAGCAGGCGTTTCTGAAGGAATACGAGGCGGCGCTCACAGGTTATGCCCAGCAGGTGATATCCCCGATGGTGAGGATGTACCTGGCGTGGCTGAAAAGTCAGGCCCTGCTGGACTATCTGGACAGTCATTTTGACCCGGAAGATATTGGCAGCGGTGCATTGTTCACCCAGACGGTGATGCACTGCGTGCAGCATATGCAGGATAAACCCGATGTGGCGGACTGGTTCCTGGCGCAGCTGTCCCGCCCCTCAATAGGGGCAACAAATATTCTTCTCCGTGCCACGGTGATGAATAACGCGCAGTGGACCCTCAGGGTTAACGAAACGGTAAGTGTGTACAAAGACTATAGCGGTGTCCCCTGGAAAGATAAGTTAATCGACGTCTATACGAAGCTGACGGATAAAGCGGTAAAGAGTGTGCAGTTTTCGCTGGAAGGCTACCTCAATGCTGTCAGCAGCGCGATGGCGGGGGTGCTGGACAAAGCAGCCGACAGAGTACTGCCCTCTCTGGTGGCACTGGCTGCATCCTGCGGCATGGGACTCAGGGCGATAAGTAGCACGGGGGAACGTAAACATTTCCTCAGCGCCATTGTGAGACAGCTTGGAGAGATGACCGATCTTGAAGGCCGTATCTCCGCATCCCGACTGCGGCATTATGTCGACATTGAAGTACGCAGAATGGAAATTGCCGGTGTGTCGATGGTGGGCATTCACCGACAGAAATCACTGGTACTGATTGATATTGCTGAAGCCACGCAGACGCGAATACTGCCAGAGGCCGGACGGGCCAGCGCCGCTGCAAAAACAATGCGCTCAGCAGATGAAGTCGGCAGTACGTTATTCCCGCGTCAGTGGAGGGAAAAGCTGGCGCTGGCGAAAGGCAGCACGATCAACACGCTGGCGCATGATGGTGCGCAAAGCCTGCCCTTTGCCGGATGTGTTTTTGCAATGGTTATGCAGGTTGGAGCCGTCAGCAAATCCGCCAGCAGCCTGATGCAGGGGCAGCTCGTGGGGGCAGAGAAGATGTCTAAATTAATCGCTGATACCATCGGGGCTGGGGGCACACTGCTGGATGCCGTGGAGAGGGTTATTTTTAAATTTAAAAGCCTGCGTCTGAAACCGTTGGTTCGACTGAGTTTTGGGCGCGCCGGTGCGGTTGGCCTTGAAAAGGGACTGCAATTTGCGGGGAGGGCGTGTGCAGCATTTGGTTTTGTGGCCGTGGGGTGGGATGTATATCATGGTGGTCAAGAGTTTTCCAACGGCAATTTTGGCTTAAGTGCAGCGTATTTTTTATCTGCATTTTCTGGAGGAACATTAGTCATTTCAGCAATGTTTAGTTCGCTATCTCTGGGCCCTATTGGCCTTGCAATAGCGATTACCTTTGTTCTTGGCTCTGCGATTTATATTGCGATGCAAAGTCGGGATGAAATTCAAAAATGGCTGGCGGCAACATTATGGCGTCAGATCCCCGAGGGGGAAAATGAAACCCCCGCTATCTGGCCGACGATGCAGATGGAAATGTCTCAACTTCAGAAACTGGTTGGAAATAACTCATAA